ACCACAGGCGATATATGCTAACCTCTTGCGAAGCAAAGGGGCAGATGCATAAAAACAAGCGATACCACGTTGGGATGGGCATGTTATACAAAAAAGCGAAAGTGCTAATTCATCGAATCCCAATATGCGAAGTTAAGGTGTCAATAACCTGAGAATGAAAAGTTGTTTCCAGCAACGCCACTAGTGAGGGGAGCCACGAATGGAAGCGCTTATTCAATTATCCCTTATCGCCATGGCTTGTGGGGCGATGGGTGGTGTAACGACCTTTATTTATTCCTTTAAAAAGAATCTCTATAAAAATAATAAATACCTGCAAAAACTAACCATTGAAATTTTGGGTGGTGGAATTGTTGCGGCTTTCGTGTCTCAATTGTTCACTGTTCCGTTGAATATTCATTTATTCGTCTCCTTTGCCATTGGATGCTGCTGGGCTGGATTGATTCACCTAATTCGCGTAAAGATTACCAAATTGGTAGAAGCGGCTATTGGGGAATCTGGCGGAGGGAAAATGTGAAAGCATTATTGTTATTGCACAAGTTGGGTCTCACCAATTTAAGCGACGAGCAAGTCGACAAATACTACCAAATTCAATCGCAAGTGCTCCCCGCGCTTGAGGCATCCGCCGATAGTTTGCCAGAGATTACAGACGTTAGTCTAAAAAAAGCACTGAAGAATGAGCAACTGTCTTTACGCTACTTTCCGCGTGCCTTTGCAAACGGAGATCTCGCCTGCCATCAAGTGTGTGTTGTCTGGTGTGTTGATAATCAGCACGCTGATTACGAAATTGTATTTCGACAGTTCGACTACGATGAAGCGCTAAACTTCTGGATTCTGGAGCAGGCGATCACTGAATACAGGCATAAATTTAGCGCGCAGGAATCTACCCTGCGTCCTTATCTATCGATACAAATTGGCTCTAGCTGTTTGTACAGCCAACAATTCTTAGCCCGATTTGATGCATTGATTCATCAATACGACATTGGAGCTGACGATAGATTGGAATTACTCGTTAGCGAAAACGCACTTACCGCTACGCCCGAGCTTACAGAAAGTATTTTTGCTGGCTTAAGAAAAAGGGGGGTTTCTGTGGTTATTTCGAATTTTGGTGCTGGTTATTCGGGGGTCGCTTATCTGAAAAGATTACCCATTGATGCCATACTTATCGACCGGGCATTCATTGCGGAAATTGACAACCCGCAATCTGAAGCGATTGTTGATGCGGTTATCTCAATGAGCCACCACCTCGGCCTTAAAGTTATAGCCGACGGCGTTGACACAGAAGCGCAATGGCACTCGCTTGCCAACAAGGATTGCGACATGCTGCAAGGAAG
The Alteromonadaceae bacterium 2753L.S.0a.02 DNA segment above includes these coding regions:
- a CDS encoding EAL domain-containing protein (putative c-di-GMP-specific phosphodiesterase class I), with translation MKALLLLHKLGLTNLSDEQVDKYYQIQSQVLPALEASADSLPEITDVSLKKALKNEQLSLRYFPRAFANGDLACHQVCVVWCVDNQHADYEIVFRQFDYDEALNFWILEQAITEYRHKFSAQESTLRPYLSIQIGSSCLYSQQFLARFDALIHQYDIGADDRLELLVSENALTATPELTESIFAGLRKRGVSVVISNFGAGYSGVAYLKRLPIDAILIDRAFIAEIDNPQSEAIVDAVISMSHHLGLKVIADGVDTEAQWHSLANKDCDMLQGRFITESFSARESANQLAEASANIKA